A stretch of the Azorhizobium caulinodans ORS 571 genome encodes the following:
- the frc gene encoding formyl-CoA transferase — protein MAKALEGVRILDMTHVQSGPSATQMLAWMGADVIKIEMPRRGDITRSQLRDRSNVDSLYFAMLNGNKRSVTLNIKSQQGQDALTRLIERCDVLVENFGPGVLERQGFSYERISAINPRIVYASIKGFAGTDDQDAKAYETIAQAMGGAMSTTGWQSGPPTASSAQVGDTGTGIHCVAGILAALYQRTVTGRGQRVDVAMQDCVMNMLRVKLRDQQRLASGPLTEYPGAPRGDSVPRAGNASGGGQPGAALRCAPGGENDYCYVIIQPQGWAPLMRLIGRKDLIEDARFASHEARAERLEACFEVIEAWTRKRTKFEVMKALSAIDVPCGPILSTKDIIEDRSLYERGFLVEVPHPERGNYVTVASPIQLSDSPVEVERAPLLGEHTEQVLAWIGFGADDIANMRASGAA, from the coding sequence ATGGCCAAGGCGCTCGAAGGCGTGCGGATTCTCGATATGACGCACGTTCAGTCCGGACCGTCCGCGACGCAGATGCTCGCTTGGATGGGCGCGGACGTCATCAAGATCGAGATGCCGCGCCGGGGCGATATTACCCGGAGCCAGCTGCGCGACCGCTCCAACGTCGACAGCCTGTATTTTGCGATGCTGAACGGCAACAAGCGCAGCGTCACGCTGAACATCAAGTCGCAGCAGGGCCAGGACGCCCTGACGCGCCTCATCGAGCGCTGCGACGTGCTCGTGGAGAATTTCGGCCCCGGCGTGCTCGAGCGGCAGGGCTTCTCCTACGAGCGCATCAGCGCCATCAATCCCCGGATCGTCTACGCCTCGATCAAGGGCTTCGCCGGCACGGACGATCAGGATGCCAAGGCCTATGAGACCATCGCCCAGGCGATGGGCGGGGCCATGAGCACCACCGGCTGGCAGTCCGGCCCGCCCACCGCCTCCAGCGCCCAGGTGGGCGACACGGGCACCGGCATCCACTGTGTGGCGGGCATCCTTGCGGCCCTCTACCAGCGCACGGTCACCGGCCGCGGCCAGCGGGTGGACGTGGCCATGCAGGACTGCGTGATGAACATGCTGCGGGTGAAGCTGCGGGACCAGCAGCGCCTCGCCTCCGGGCCGCTGACCGAATATCCCGGCGCGCCGCGCGGGGATTCGGTGCCGCGGGCCGGCAATGCTTCCGGCGGCGGCCAGCCGGGCGCGGCCCTGCGCTGCGCGCCGGGCGGCGAGAATGACTATTGCTACGTCATCATCCAGCCGCAGGGCTGGGCGCCGCTCATGCGCCTCATCGGCCGCAAGGACCTGATCGAGGATGCGCGCTTCGCCTCCCACGAGGCGCGGGCGGAGCGGCTCGAGGCCTGCTTCGAAGTGATCGAGGCCTGGACGCGCAAGCGCACCAAGTTCGAGGTGATGAAGGCGCTCTCGGCCATTGACGTGCCATGCGGCCCCATCCTCTCCACCAAGGACATCATCGAGGACCGCAGCCTCTACGAGCGCGGCTTCCTCGTGGAAGTGCCCCATCCCGAGCGGGGCAATTACGTGACCGTTGCTTCGCCCATCCAGCTCTCGGACAGTCCGGTAGAGGTGGAAAGGGCGCCCCTGCTTGGCGAGCACACCGAACAGGTGCTCGCCTGGATCGGTTTCGGTGCCGACGATATCGCCAACATGCGGGCCTCCGGGGCCGCGTGA
- a CDS encoding CBS domain-containing protein has product MISVDDILREKRDTRIVTVRMNETIATAAMIMRRENVSSVVVKDVCRTEGNTVVGVFSERDVTRALVEHGANTPSLTVGAFLKRQVISCALTDSIVTVLRLMDEHQVRHLPVMQEHALVGVISATDLMRHYLHESEVATFAEQAHSGMNVALAALR; this is encoded by the coding sequence ATGATCTCGGTCGACGATATTCTGCGCGAGAAGCGCGACACCCGCATCGTGACGGTGCGGATGAACGAGACCATCGCCACGGCGGCGATGATCATGCGGCGGGAGAACGTCTCCTCCGTGGTGGTGAAGGACGTGTGCCGGACCGAGGGCAATACGGTGGTGGGCGTGTTCTCCGAGCGCGACGTCACCCGCGCCCTGGTGGAGCACGGCGCAAACACGCCGAGCCTGACGGTCGGCGCCTTCCTGAAGCGTCAGGTCATCTCCTGCGCGCTGACGGACAGCATCGTCACCGTGCTGCGGCTGATGGACGAACATCAGGTGCGCCACCTGCCGGTGATGCAGGAGCATGCGCTCGTGGGCGTGATCAGCGCCACCGATCTCATGCGCCATTACTTGCATGAATCCGAGGTCGCGACTTTCGCTGAACAGGCCCACAGCGGCATGAATGTCGCTCTTGCTGCATTGCGGTAG
- a CDS encoding GntR family transcriptional regulator produces the protein MTYQDINVKPIETESSFRMKAYKALKAAIMEMDIYSHEEEIRLEERQLSEKLGVSRTPIREAMTLLEQEGFVRSVPRRGIFVVRKTKREVLEMITVWAALESMAARLACQRATDADIKLLRENIRAFADRDPEAFVSEYSEANLAFHRLIIRLSGSELLVETTDNLFPHMRGVRKVTIGQDHRAQRSIIDHTKIVEAIEKRDADLAERLVREHTLGLAKHVEAHGDFLD, from the coding sequence ATGACTTACCAGGATATCAACGTGAAGCCGATCGAGACCGAATCGAGCTTCCGGATGAAAGCCTATAAGGCACTCAAGGCTGCCATCATGGAGATGGACATCTACAGCCATGAGGAAGAGATCCGGCTGGAGGAGCGACAGCTCTCCGAGAAGCTCGGCGTCTCCCGCACCCCGATCCGCGAGGCGATGACGCTTCTGGAGCAGGAAGGCTTCGTGCGCTCGGTGCCGCGTCGGGGCATCTTCGTGGTGCGCAAGACCAAGCGGGAAGTGCTGGAGATGATCACCGTCTGGGCGGCGCTCGAGAGCATGGCCGCCCGCCTCGCCTGCCAGCGCGCCACGGACGCCGACATCAAACTGCTGCGCGAGAACATCCGCGCCTTCGCCGACCGCGATCCGGAGGCCTTCGTCTCGGAATATTCGGAGGCCAATCTCGCCTTCCACCGCCTCATCATCCGGCTTTCGGGCAGCGAACTCCTGGTGGAGACGACGGACAACCTGTTCCCGCACATGCGCGGCGTGCGCAAGGTGACCATCGGGCAGGACCACCGCGCCCAGCGCTCCATCATCGACCACACAAAGATCGTTGAGGCCATCGAGAAGCGCGATGCCGACCTCGCCGAACGCCTCGTGCGCGAGCACACGCTCGGCCTTGCCAAGCACGTGGAAGCCCACGGCGACTTCCTCGACTGA
- the carA gene encoding glutamine-hydrolyzing carbamoyl-phosphate synthase small subunit, translated as MTQEQDAPGSAEGWTEPKPTALLVLADGTVLEGFGFGAATEGVGEVCFNTAITGYEEILTDPSYAGQIITFTFPHIGNVGTNEEDIETVSAAAVSGVRGVVVRGSVTDPSNYRATRHLDAWLKARDIPAISGIDTRALTALIREGGMPNAVLAHNPAGVFDIEALKAKAKEWPGLVGMDLVPGVTSVQRFNWDETEWQWNGGYGHQGAPKYHVVAIDYGVKRNILRLLATAGCKVTVVPATTSAADVLALQPDGVFLSNGPGDPAATGEYAVPVIRELIAKEIPTFGICLGHQMIGLAVGGRTLKMHQGHHGANHPVKDLTTGKVEITSMNHGFAVDRDSLPANAQETHVSLFDGSNAGIALADKPVFSVQYHPEASPGPRDSHYLFTRFVELMAKHKTAA; from the coding sequence ATGACGCAGGAACAAGACGCACCCGGCTCCGCCGAGGGCTGGACCGAACCGAAGCCGACCGCCCTTCTGGTTCTCGCTGATGGCACCGTGCTGGAAGGCTTCGGCTTCGGCGCGGCCACCGAGGGCGTAGGGGAGGTGTGCTTCAACACCGCCATCACCGGCTATGAGGAGATTCTCACCGATCCCTCCTATGCCGGGCAGATCATCACCTTCACCTTCCCGCACATTGGCAATGTGGGCACGAATGAGGAGGACATCGAGACGGTGTCCGCCGCCGCCGTGTCCGGCGTGCGCGGGGTGGTGGTGCGCGGATCGGTGACCGATCCGTCCAACTACCGGGCCACCCGCCATCTCGACGCCTGGCTGAAGGCGCGGGACATTCCCGCCATCAGCGGCATCGACACCCGCGCGCTCACCGCCCTCATCCGCGAAGGCGGCATGCCGAATGCGGTGCTCGCCCACAATCCGGCCGGCGTGTTCGACATCGAGGCGCTCAAGGCCAAGGCCAAGGAATGGCCGGGCCTCGTCGGCATGGACCTCGTGCCGGGCGTCACCTCGGTCCAGCGCTTCAACTGGGACGAGACCGAGTGGCAGTGGAATGGCGGCTATGGCCACCAGGGCGCGCCCAAGTATCACGTGGTCGCCATCGACTATGGCGTGAAGCGCAACATCCTGCGCCTGCTCGCCACCGCCGGCTGCAAGGTGACCGTGGTTCCCGCCACCACCTCGGCGGCGGATGTGCTGGCGCTCCAGCCGGACGGCGTGTTCCTGTCCAACGGGCCCGGTGATCCGGCGGCGACAGGCGAATATGCGGTGCCGGTGATCCGCGAGCTGATCGCCAAGGAGATCCCCACGTTCGGCATCTGCCTCGGCCACCAGATGATCGGCCTCGCGGTCGGTGGCCGCACCCTGAAGATGCACCAGGGCCACCACGGCGCGAACCATCCGGTGAAGGATCTGACCACCGGCAAGGTGGAGATCACCTCCATGAACCACGGCTTTGCCGTGGATCGCGACAGCCTGCCGGCCAATGCGCAGGAGACCCATGTCTCCCTGTTCGACGGCTCCAACGCCGGCATCGCGCTGGCCGACAAGCCGGTGTTCTCGGTGCAGTATCACCCCGAGGCGAGCCCCGGCCCGCGCGACAGCCACTATCTCTTCACGCGTTTCGTGGAACTGATGGCCAAGCACAAGACCGCCGCCTGA